Proteins from one Desertifilum tharense IPPAS B-1220 genomic window:
- a CDS encoding CsbD family protein, whose protein sequence is MAIDDRAEATAKNIEGKAQEAWSEVTGDPKDKAEGKAKQVDAQAKHAKEDVKDSLKDRVDRA, encoded by the coding sequence ATGGCAATAGATGATAGAGCTGAAGCAACGGCTAAGAATATCGAAGGAAAAGCACAAGAAGCCTGGAGCGAAGTGACTGGCGATCCTAAAGATAAAGCCGAAGGAAAAGCCAAGCAAGTTGACGCCCAAGCTAAACACGCCAAAGAAGATGTTAAGGATAGCTTAAAAGATCGGGTCGATCGAGCCTAA
- a CDS encoding GvpL/GvpF family gas vesicle protein has product MYVYAFIQTPSQEIELPQGIVGKLEIVSWEGLAAVVEAEISPAKIDAIAKDDELLKHAYITHGLVTYQLFQIVTILPLKFYHCFADLASLKSHLQSHYQTYLQSLKRFENRGEYLIKLTPQDPPSASISTEAKGRDYFLAKKQVIQQQQDFRQQQADEQNLLVQQVEQAYPDVVIRENQICILTHRQAEFELQQTVENWRNICPTWELELSEAIPPYDFLSLEGTGF; this is encoded by the coding sequence ATGTACGTCTACGCCTTTATCCAAACGCCAAGTCAAGAAATAGAACTGCCTCAAGGAATTGTTGGAAAATTAGAGATAGTCAGTTGGGAAGGCTTGGCTGCTGTGGTGGAAGCGGAGATTTCGCCTGCTAAGATAGATGCGATCGCCAAAGATGACGAACTCTTAAAACACGCCTACATTACCCACGGCTTAGTCACTTATCAGCTATTTCAAATTGTGACAATTCTACCCTTAAAATTCTATCACTGTTTTGCAGATTTAGCTAGCTTAAAAAGCCATTTACAATCCCATTATCAGACTTATTTACAATCCCTAAAGCGCTTTGAAAATCGAGGCGAATATTTAATCAAATTAACCCCCCAAGATCCGCCATCTGCATCTATTTCAACAGAAGCAAAAGGTCGCGATTATTTCTTAGCCAAAAAACAAGTAATTCAGCAACAGCAAGATTTTAGACAGCAGCAAGCAGACGAACAAAACTTGTTAGTTCAACAAGTCGAACAAGCTTACCCTGATGTTGTCATTCGAGAAAACCAAATCTGCATTTTAACCCATCGCCAAGCCGAATTTGAGCTTCAACAAACAGTAGAAAATTGGCGAAACATTTGTCCAACTTGGGAATTAGAACTCAGCGAAGCCATTCCTCCCTATGACTTCTTAAGCTTAGAAGGGACTGGATTTTAA
- a CDS encoding KGK domain-containing protein, translated as MNEIVKFLNLTEQDVLAFSQGEHTVKVSKFKKIVNSIFQSSVPEALIKVLKEQGINGVDIYEPSVRGFQNYQWLLVGKECEALTVGSGEWQKGKVRIRVTLEFCPDEVEEKVEENSNNGSLDGLRKQLNLDS; from the coding sequence ATGAACGAAATTGTTAAATTCTTAAACCTGACAGAACAAGATGTATTGGCTTTTTCTCAAGGTGAACATACTGTGAAAGTCAGTAAGTTCAAAAAAATTGTAAATAGTATTTTTCAAAGTTCTGTTCCAGAAGCTCTGATTAAGGTATTGAAAGAACAAGGCATTAATGGAGTAGATATCTACGAGCCTTCTGTTCGAGGTTTTCAAAACTATCAGTGGCTTTTGGTAGGAAAAGAGTGCGAAGCTTTAACGGTTGGAAGTGGTGAGTGGCAAAAAGGTAAGGTTAGAATTAGGGTTACATTAGAGTTTTGTCCTGATGAAGTGGAAGAGAAGGTGGAAGAAAACTCTAATAATGGATCTCTGGATGGTTTACGCAAGCAGTTAAATCTGGATAGTTGA
- a CDS encoding HNH endonuclease: MKETQKTERIRIPPAVREYVFQRDNCQCKACGKTQLETELNIDHIIPLARGGSNDISNLQTLCRTCNQSKKHHFDSRFKRHYS; the protein is encoded by the coding sequence ATGAAAGAAACCCAGAAGACAGAACGGATTAGAATCCCCCCGGCTGTGAGAGAATATGTGTTTCAGCGAGATAACTGTCAGTGTAAAGCTTGTGGCAAAACCCAGTTAGAAACTGAATTAAATATTGACCATATTATCCCCTTAGCAAGAGGGGGAAGTAACGACATCAGTAACTTACAAACCCTGTGTCGAACCTGCAACCAAAGTAAAAAACATCACTTTGACTCCCGCTTCAAGCGTCATTACAGTTAG
- a CDS encoding ammonium transporter encodes MQKNKLQARNRRRSSTGKSSSSRHFSSIAKGFSKLTRKLSPSWAACIPLAILIVGAWNLAAVAQEAADAPPTPEELQGILNAIWVLVAAILVIFMNAGFGMLETGFCRQKNAVNVLAKNLIVFALATISFWAIGFSLMFGNGNGFIGGGGWFLSSTDPATYGLDPFPAGLPISVFFLFQAAFAGTAATIVSGAVAERIKFVDFLIFSLLLVGIAYPVTGHWVWSGEGWLGGIGFSDFAGSTVVHSVGGWAALMGAAFLGPRIGKYEDGQPRAIPGHNMSIATLGCLILWIGWFGFNPGSELAANEAVPFIAVTTNLAAAAGGITATLTSWIKDGKPDLSMIINGILAGLVAITAGCDGVSYLGAVVIGAIGGVIVVFAVSFFDRLGIDDPVGAVSVHLVNGVWGTLAVGLFNVETGLFYGGGIGQLISQIIGILSIGGFTVLLSSIFWIALKSLFGLRVTPEEEIVGLDIGEHGMEAYSGFLKETGGLASAPGNLSGNPGVAGSQIP; translated from the coding sequence ATGCAAAAAAATAAGCTGCAAGCCAGAAATCGGCGCAGGTCATCAACCGGGAAATCGTCCTCCTCCCGGCATTTCTCTAGTATTGCCAAAGGGTTTAGCAAACTGACCCGCAAGCTATCGCCAAGCTGGGCGGCTTGTATTCCCCTAGCAATCCTAATTGTTGGCGCGTGGAATCTAGCCGCCGTTGCTCAAGAAGCAGCAGATGCACCCCCGACACCCGAAGAACTTCAAGGTATCCTGAACGCTATTTGGGTATTAGTTGCAGCCATTTTGGTCATCTTCATGAACGCCGGTTTCGGGATGTTAGAAACCGGGTTCTGTCGTCAGAAAAACGCGGTCAACGTTTTAGCCAAAAACTTAATTGTTTTTGCCCTAGCCACCATCAGCTTTTGGGCCATTGGCTTCTCTTTGATGTTTGGTAACGGCAACGGTTTTATTGGGGGAGGCGGTTGGTTCCTCAGCAGTACCGACCCAGCAACCTACGGTTTAGACCCGTTCCCCGCAGGTTTGCCGATCTCCGTCTTCTTCCTGTTCCAAGCAGCCTTTGCAGGTACCGCAGCCACGATCGTTTCGGGTGCAGTTGCAGAACGGATTAAGTTCGTAGACTTTCTCATCTTTAGCCTTCTGCTCGTCGGGATTGCTTATCCCGTTACCGGACACTGGGTATGGAGTGGCGAAGGTTGGCTAGGCGGTATCGGTTTTAGCGACTTTGCAGGTTCTACAGTCGTTCACTCCGTCGGCGGTTGGGCCGCACTGATGGGGGCTGCTTTCTTAGGGCCTCGGATCGGTAAGTACGAAGACGGTCAACCCCGCGCTATTCCAGGTCACAACATGAGCATCGCTACCCTAGGATGTCTCATTCTCTGGATTGGCTGGTTTGGCTTTAACCCCGGTTCTGAGTTAGCTGCAAACGAAGCCGTTCCGTTTATCGCTGTCACCACTAACTTAGCGGCGGCGGCTGGTGGAATCACCGCCACCCTCACCTCTTGGATCAAAGACGGTAAGCCCGATCTCTCCATGATCATTAACGGGATTTTGGCCGGTTTAGTTGCCATTACCGCAGGCTGCGATGGGGTTTCCTATCTCGGTGCTGTAGTCATTGGGGCAATTGGTGGCGTCATCGTGGTCTTTGCGGTGTCGTTCTTTGACCGTCTGGGCATTGATGACCCGGTTGGGGCAGTTTCCGTTCACTTGGTCAACGGAGTTTGGGGAACGTTGGCTGTCGGTCTGTTTAATGTTGAAACAGGCTTATTCTACGGCGGTGGCATCGGTCAGTTAATTTCTCAAATCATTGGTATTCTTTCGATTGGTGGATTTACCGTTCTGTTAAGCTCAATTTTCTGGATCGCCTTAAAGTCTTTGTTTGGGCTGCGCGTGACACCAGAAGAAGAAATCGTGGGCTTAGATATCGGCGAACACGGTATGGAAGCTTACAGTGGTTTCTTGAAGGAAACGGGCGGTTTGGCAAGCGCACCGGGTAACTTAAGCGGAAATCCAGGCGTTGCTGGCTCTCAGATTCCTTAA
- a CDS encoding aspartate aminotransferase family protein: MSPEMVVQNLPNLQVSASADFDSSEFDRYVMSTYARFPIALERGDGCKVWDTQGNEYLDFVAGIATCTLGHAHPALVETVSQQIQKLHHVSNLYYVPEQGKLAQWLVEHSCADRAFFCNSGAEANEGAIKLARKYAHTVLNVAEPIILTAKASFHGRTLATITATGQPKYQKNFDPLMPGFEYIPYNDIEAVEIAIAALDNGKRRVVAIMLEALQGEGGVRPGELDYFLRVRQLCDEKGILLILDEVQVGVGRTGKFWGYENLGIEPDIFTSAKGLAGGIPIGAMMCKAFCDVFSPGDHASTFGGNPFACAAALAVCQTLETEHLLHNVQERGEQLRKGLRAIASAFPQVVKEVRGWGLINGLELQPEVSLTSADVVKAAIAEGVLLVPAGPKVVRFVPPLIVSPAEVETAIAAVKKAIAQFHP; the protein is encoded by the coding sequence GTGAGTCCAGAAATGGTTGTTCAAAATCTACCTAATCTTCAAGTTTCAGCCTCCGCAGACTTTGACAGTAGCGAGTTCGATCGCTATGTGATGTCTACTTATGCCCGCTTTCCCATTGCACTAGAGCGGGGGGACGGTTGTAAAGTTTGGGATACCCAGGGAAATGAGTATTTAGATTTTGTGGCAGGAATTGCCACTTGTACCCTAGGTCATGCTCATCCGGCGCTGGTGGAAACGGTGAGCCAGCAAATCCAAAAGCTCCACCATGTTTCTAATCTGTATTACGTCCCAGAGCAAGGAAAACTCGCCCAGTGGCTGGTTGAGCATTCCTGTGCCGATCGCGCTTTTTTCTGTAACTCTGGAGCGGAGGCGAATGAGGGGGCGATTAAATTAGCCCGGAAATACGCCCATACGGTCTTAAATGTGGCGGAACCGATAATTTTGACGGCGAAAGCCAGTTTCCACGGTCGGACGCTAGCGACGATTACAGCCACGGGTCAGCCCAAGTATCAAAAGAACTTCGATCCGTTGATGCCGGGGTTTGAGTATATTCCCTACAACGATATTGAGGCGGTGGAAATTGCGATCGCCGCTTTAGATAATGGCAAGCGGCGCGTGGTGGCGATTATGCTGGAAGCGCTGCAAGGAGAAGGTGGGGTTCGCCCTGGCGAGTTGGACTATTTCTTGCGGGTGCGCCAGTTGTGCGATGAGAAGGGGATTCTTTTAATTCTGGATGAAGTGCAGGTCGGCGTGGGTCGGACGGGCAAGTTTTGGGGTTATGAGAATTTGGGCATTGAGCCGGATATCTTTACCTCAGCCAAGGGGTTAGCCGGAGGAATTCCCATCGGGGCGATGATGTGTAAGGCGTTCTGCGATGTTTTCTCTCCCGGCGATCATGCCAGTACCTTTGGGGGGAACCCGTTTGCTTGTGCGGCGGCTTTAGCGGTGTGTCAAACCCTGGAAACCGAGCATTTGCTGCACAATGTCCAAGAACGGGGCGAACAGTTACGCAAGGGCCTCAGAGCGATCGCCTCTGCGTTTCCCCAGGTGGTGAAAGAGGTACGCGGCTGGGGGCTAATTAATGGTTTGGAATTACAGCCCGAAGTCTCTTTGACTTCCGCCGATGTGGTGAAAGCGGCGATCGCAGAAGGCGTTTTGCTGGTTCCCGCCGGCCCCAAGGTGGTGCGGTTTGTGCCGCCTTTGATTGTATCGCCCGCTGAAGTGGAAACGGCGATCGCGGCCGTTAAAAAGGCGATCGCTCAATTCCATCCCTAG
- a CDS encoding 4-hydroxy-3-methylbut-2-enyl diphosphate reductase, protein MDTKAFTRSLKQSENYHRKGFGHEAEVAGVMNSAYQSNLIQQIRDNQYTLQSGDVTIRLAEAFGFCWGVERAVAMAYETRQHFPTEQIWITNEIIHNPSVNQHLRDMQVKFIPVEAGNKDFSIVDAGDVVILPAFGASVQEMQMLSEKGCKIVDTTCPWVSKVWNTVEKHKKKSYTSIIHGKYNHEETIATSSFADKYLIVLNLDQAEYVCNYILNGGDRAEFMAKFNRACSAGFDPDRDLECIGIANQTTMLKSETEHIGKLFERTMMKKYGPDRLNEHFQSFNTICDATQERQDAMYQLVEEKLDLMVVIGGFNSSNTTHLQEMAIERGIPSYHIDCAERIISGDRIEHKPLNQEITTQDNWLPPGQVIVGITSGASTPDKVVEAVIEKILAIKSPVTV, encoded by the coding sequence ATGGATACTAAAGCGTTTACTCGATCCCTTAAACAATCTGAAAACTACCATCGTAAAGGCTTCGGACATGAAGCAGAAGTTGCTGGCGTGATGAACTCAGCCTATCAGAGCAACCTGATTCAACAGATCCGAGACAATCAATATACGCTGCAAAGCGGCGATGTGACGATTCGACTTGCAGAAGCCTTTGGGTTTTGTTGGGGGGTTGAACGCGCTGTCGCAATGGCTTACGAAACCCGCCAACACTTCCCGACAGAGCAAATTTGGATTACCAACGAAATTATTCATAATCCCTCTGTCAATCAGCATTTGCGCGATATGCAGGTGAAGTTTATTCCCGTTGAGGCAGGAAACAAGGATTTTTCGATTGTTGATGCTGGGGATGTGGTCATTTTGCCTGCTTTTGGGGCTAGCGTTCAAGAGATGCAGATGCTCAGTGAAAAAGGGTGCAAAATTGTTGACACGACTTGTCCTTGGGTGTCTAAGGTTTGGAATACGGTCGAAAAGCATAAGAAAAAGTCTTATACTTCGATTATTCACGGCAAGTATAACCACGAAGAAACGATCGCGACGAGTTCGTTTGCCGATAAGTATTTGATCGTGCTGAATTTAGATCAGGCTGAGTATGTCTGTAACTATATTCTCAACGGGGGCGATCGCGCTGAGTTTATGGCTAAATTTAATCGCGCTTGTTCGGCTGGTTTTGACCCCGATCGCGATTTAGAATGTATTGGGATTGCCAATCAAACCACGATGCTCAAAAGCGAAACCGAACACATTGGTAAACTCTTTGAGCGTACGATGATGAAAAAATACGGCCCCGATCGCTTAAACGAGCATTTCCAAAGCTTCAATACGATCTGCGATGCCACTCAGGAACGTCAAGACGCGATGTACCAGCTAGTGGAAGAAAAGCTCGATCTCATGGTTGTTATTGGGGGTTTTAATTCTTCCAATACCACCCACTTACAAGAAATGGCGATCGAACGGGGAATTCCTTCCTATCATATTGATTGTGCAGAGCGGATTATATCAGGCGATCGCATTGAGCATAAACCCCTCAACCAAGAGATTACCACCCAAGACAACTGGCTGCCACCCGGTCAAGTTATTGTAGGAATTACGTCAGGTGCCTCAACTCCCGATAAGGTGGTTGAAGCTGTAATTGAAAAGATCCTCGCCATTAAATCGCCTGTTACGGTTTAG
- the nagA gene encoding N-acetylglucosamine-6-phosphate deacetylase: MTQATITEITRPLEILNARLLDRESLWRISIDAEGMISAIHPMSDTALEAVSLDVAGDWITLGGIDLQINGALGLAFPDVEPQHLPLLQEICTFLYTQGVDGFLPTLVTTSVEKIARSLSVFAEFQPTQGASVLGVHLEGPFLNRAKRGAHPEEYLLPLTVDNVKRVLGDYASLVKVITLAPELDTTGKVIPYLRSLGITVSLGHSLANAEQAQTAFTQGATMVTHAFNAMPSLHHREPGLLGTAIANPNVQCGLIADGQHVNPIMVDLLLRASHYEQGLFLVSDALAPLGLPDGVYPWDSRQIEIQQGTARLRDRTLAGTTLPLLVGAQNLVKWGICPAPSAIALATSAPRRAIGLPDLAPHQPASLLQWHLEGSTLTFKRVLL; encoded by the coding sequence ATGACACAAGCAACAATAACAGAGATTACCAGGCCGCTCGAAATTCTCAACGCTCGCTTGCTCGATCGCGAATCTTTATGGCGAATTTCGATTGACGCTGAGGGAATGATTAGCGCCATTCACCCCATGTCTGACACCGCATTAGAAGCTGTCAGCTTGGATGTGGCTGGGGATTGGATTACGCTAGGGGGAATCGATTTACAAATTAATGGGGCATTGGGTTTAGCTTTTCCTGATGTTGAACCCCAACACCTGCCCCTTTTGCAAGAGATTTGTACATTTCTTTACACCCAAGGGGTTGATGGTTTTTTACCCACGTTAGTAACAACCTCAGTGGAAAAGATAGCGCGATCGCTCTCCGTTTTCGCCGAATTTCAACCCACCCAGGGCGCATCCGTTTTGGGCGTTCATTTAGAAGGCCCTTTTCTCAACCGAGCCAAACGCGGCGCGCATCCCGAAGAATACTTGCTTCCCCTCACCGTGGATAACGTCAAACGGGTTTTGGGCGACTATGCCAGCCTCGTTAAAGTTATCACCCTAGCCCCAGAACTCGATACCACGGGGAAAGTTATTCCCTATCTGCGTTCTTTGGGGATTACCGTCAGCTTAGGGCATTCTTTAGCCAATGCCGAGCAAGCGCAAACCGCCTTTACCCAGGGCGCAACAATGGTGACTCATGCGTTTAACGCCATGCCGAGCTTACACCATCGCGAACCGGGGTTGCTAGGCACTGCGATCGCCAATCCTAACGTGCAATGTGGCTTAATTGCCGATGGTCAGCACGTTAACCCGATTATGGTCGATCTGCTGTTGCGAGCGAGTCATTACGAACAAGGTTTATTCTTAGTCAGCGACGCCTTAGCCCCCCTGGGTTTACCCGATGGGGTGTATCCTTGGGACAGCCGTCAAATTGAAATTCAGCAGGGAACAGCCCGGTTGCGCGATCGCACCTTAGCCGGAACCACCCTCCCCCTACTGGTTGGCGCTCAAAATTTGGTGAAATGGGGAATTTGCCCAGCCCCAAGCGCGATCGCCCTCGCCACAAGCGCCCCCAGACGCGCCATCGGACTTCCCGACTTAGCCCCCCATCAACCCGCCTCCCTCCTGCAATGGCACCTAGAAGGCTCGACGCTGACATTTAAGAGAGTGCTTCTCTAA
- the purE gene encoding 5-(carboxyamino)imidazole ribonucleotide mutase, translating to MGSDSDLPTMKEAIAICDEFNVESEVAIISAHRTPERMVSYAQLAHQRGLKVIIAGAGGAAHLPGMVASLTPLPVIGVPVPSRHLQGVDSLYSIVQMPAGIPVATVAIGNAKNAGLLAVQILATAQPELLEKVQQYRQNLASSVIVKQERLAEMGYQQYLQHHS from the coding sequence ATGGGCAGCGATTCCGATCTGCCCACCATGAAAGAGGCGATCGCCATTTGTGACGAATTTAACGTTGAAAGCGAAGTTGCGATTATCTCAGCCCATCGCACGCCAGAACGAATGGTATCATACGCCCAACTCGCCCACCAACGCGGTCTAAAAGTCATTATTGCAGGTGCAGGCGGAGCGGCCCATTTACCCGGAATGGTCGCTTCCCTCACCCCCTTACCCGTGATCGGCGTTCCCGTTCCCAGCCGCCACCTCCAAGGGGTTGATTCCCTGTATTCCATCGTGCAAATGCCTGCCGGAATTCCCGTTGCAACCGTAGCCATTGGCAACGCCAAAAATGCGGGGTTACTTGCCGTGCAAATCCTCGCAACCGCCCAACCAGAACTTCTCGAAAAAGTTCAGCAGTATCGCCAGAATTTAGCCAGCTCGGTCATTGTTAAACAAGAACGATTGGCGGAAATGGGCTACCAACAATATTTACAGCATCATTCTTGA
- a CDS encoding GDSL-type esterase/lipase family protein, whose product MKKLPPWAVLSLATNGLLLLLVIQLWQGGKESLWFVSAGSVTIPASASTPPVDAIATENLPGELGPRHQLSYRQWVALLEREAQVMAQNQPQHLNILLGDSISLWFPPDYLPPDRIWLNQGISGETSSGLLRRLSLLDRTQPEAIFVMIGINDLLKGVKDRELLENQRKIIRDLRWIHPQAALIVHSILPHSGPSATWEGRSRLLTLSNDRIRVLNRELKAIAQEEGVHFLDLQPLFTDENGYLRRNLSTDGLHLNREGYLLWSSALLVFCQLELDAPRR is encoded by the coding sequence ATGAAAAAGCTTCCCCCTTGGGCTGTTTTATCCTTGGCAACCAATGGGCTGCTCTTGCTGTTAGTTATTCAACTTTGGCAAGGTGGCAAAGAATCCCTTTGGTTTGTTTCTGCTGGATCTGTCACCATTCCCGCTAGCGCCTCTACCCCCCCAGTAGATGCGATCGCCACAGAAAACTTGCCCGGAGAATTAGGCCCCCGCCATCAATTGAGTTATCGACAATGGGTAGCGCTGCTTGAACGCGAAGCCCAAGTGATGGCTCAAAATCAGCCGCAACACCTCAATATCCTGTTAGGAGATTCTATTAGCCTCTGGTTTCCACCAGACTATCTCCCGCCCGATCGCATTTGGTTGAATCAGGGAATTAGCGGCGAAACCTCATCCGGTTTATTGCGCCGTCTCTCTTTGCTGGATCGAACTCAACCGGAAGCTATCTTTGTGATGATCGGCATCAACGATCTGCTCAAGGGCGTCAAAGATCGCGAACTGCTAGAAAACCAGCGTAAAATTATCCGCGATTTGCGGTGGATTCATCCGCAAGCTGCCCTGATCGTCCACTCCATTCTGCCCCATAGCGGCCCCTCTGCGACCTGGGAAGGGCGTTCTCGCCTGCTAACCCTATCCAACGATCGCATTCGCGTCCTCAACCGAGAACTGAAAGCGATCGCCCAAGAGGAAGGCGTGCATTTCCTCGACTTGCAACCCCTCTTTACTGACGAAAATGGCTATCTGCGCCGCAACCTCAGCACGGATGGTTTGCACCTAAACCGCGAAGGCTATTTACTTTGGAGTTCCGCCCTGTTAGTCTTCTGCCAATTGGAACTAGATGCGCCTAGGCGGTAG